From the genome of Streptomyces sp. V2I9:
CACCCGACGGGAAGCGCGCGTCGACCCCCCGCAGGTTGTGGCCCGTCACCCCGCGCAGCTCCAGCCAACCCCGCGCGGTGCGGGTCACCGCAGGGCCGGGGGCCTTCGGGGCGTGGGCGACCAGATAGCGGGCCGTCACCGAGTCCTCGGCCGTGGTGATGTCCCGGGCGGGCCCGTTGTAGAGGACCTCGCCCCCGTAGCGGCCCGCTCCCGGCCCCAGGTCCACGATCCAGTCCGCCGCCTCGATCACCTGCGGATTGTGCTCGACCACGTACACGCTGTTGCCGGCCGCGCGCAGCCGCTCCAGCGCCGTCAGCAGCGTGACGGTGTCCGCCGGGTGCAGTCCCGCGGACGGCTCGTCCAGGACGTACAGGACGCCGAAGAGGCCGCTGCGCATCTGCGTCGCCAGGTGCAGGCGCTGCAGCTCACCGCCCGAGAGGGTGGCGGTGGTGCGGCCCACCGAGAGGTATCCCAGGCCCAGGTCGATCAGGTTGCCCAGGTGGGAGAGCAGGCCGCCGATCAGGGCTTCGGCGGCCTGGCGGCGGGCGGTGGGCAGGGCGTGGGTGCGGGGGTCGGTGCGGGCCGACTCCAGGAACTGCGCCAGGCGGGACAGGGGGAGCGCGTTGGCCTCCGCGATGTTCGCCCCCGCGATCGTCACGGCGAGGGCCTCGGGGTTGAGCCGGCGGCCCTGGCAGGTCGGGCAGAGCTCGTCGCTGAGGAACGCCGCCGCCTTCGCGCGCATCGCCGCCGACTTGGTGGTGCCGAACGCGTGGAGAACCCAGGCGCGAGGACTGGTGTACGTGCCCATGTACGAGCCGTCGTAGCCCTCACCCCGGTCCGGGCGCACCTCCACCGTCGGGTGCTCGTCCGTCAGCAGCAGCCAGTCCCGTGTCGCCCGGGGGAGCTTGCGGAACGGCATGTCGACATCGATGCCGAGGGTGGCGAGGATGTCGCGGTAGTTGCCCCTGGCCCAGCCGTTCGGCCAGGCGGCGATGGCGCCGTCGCGGATGGACCGGTCCTCGTCGGCCACCAGCGTCGACTCGTCCACCACGTGCAGTCGGCCCAGGCCGTGGCAGGTCCGGCAGGCGCCGACGGCGGTGTTCGGGGAGAACGCGTCGGAGTCCAGCGGGGCGGCGTCGCGGGGGAAGGTGCCGGCCAGTTCCTCCGGGCCCCGGCCGGCGGGGTACGTACCGGCGCGGGAGTACAGCATCCGCAGCACGTTGGAGACGCGGGAGACCGTGCCGACGGTGGAGCGGGAGCTGGCGCCGCCGTACGTCTGGCGCAGCGCCACCGCCGGGGGCAGCCCGGAGATCTCCCCGACACGGGGTGCGGAGCCCTGGTCGATGAGGCGGCGGGCGTAGGGGGAGATCGACTCCAGATAGCGTTGCTGCGAGGCGGAGAAGATCGTCCCGAAGGCCAAGGAGGACTTCCCCGAACCGGAAACACCGGTGAAGGCGACGAGCCGGTCGCGGGGGATGTCGACGTCGACGCCGCGCAGATTGTGCTCGGCGGCGTCCCGGACGCACACCATCGCGTCATCTCGGGGCTGCGAGTCGCCGCGTGCGACGATCCTCACGTCAGTGGCACGCATGATCCGAGCGTAGGCGGCATCGGGGGATTCGGCCTTTCGGGCCCGTGGGCTCGCGCGGTCCGCCGGCCTCGGCCTGTACGGAGTGGGCACGGAGATACGGGGTGGAGTGCCCGCCGGGAGCGCGGCGGTACCCGGGCGCCGGGGCATCCCGGGAAGCCGCGCGGCCCGGTACCGCTGAGCGGGCGTCGCCGTAGCGCCTTCGACCGCCATACGTGCGCGCCCGGATCGACGTACTCCTGGCCGGTTCGGGTGGTGCGGGCACTCCGGGGGTGAGCCGGGGCGTGTCCGGGCCGCCCGGTGGTCTTCCCCCCGCCCGGGAAGTGCTCCAGGATGGTGCCCCCTCGCACGACGCGCGATCGGGGTGCGGCGGGACGCGGGCCGACGCGCCCCGCTGTGGAAGGATTTCCGGGAGCGCGCCACGCGGGGACCGGTGTCCGCGAGGCGGTGCCGACGCGCGTGAGCCCCAGGACAGAGGAGACCCCGTCATGGACTTCGGACTCGTCCTCCAGACCGACCCGCCCGCCTCGGCCGTGGTCGGCCTGATGCGCCGTGCGGAACGCAACGGGTTCCGCTACGGCTGGACCTTCGACTCGGCGGTGCTCTGGCAGGAGCCGTTCGTCATCTACAGCCGCATCCTGGAACACACGGAGAAGATGACCGTGGGCCCGATGGTCACCAATCCGGGCACCCGCACCTGGGAGGTCACCGCCTCCACCTTCGCCACCCTGAACGACATGTACGGCAACCGCACCGTCTGCGGCATCGGGCGCGGCGACTCCGCGATGCGCGTCGCGGGCCGCCCGCCCAACACGCTGGCCCGCCTCGGGGAGGCCATCGACGTCATCCGGGACCTCGCGGAGGGCCGGGAGGCCCTGGTCGGCGGGCAGCCGGTACGGATTCCCTGGGTGAAGGACGGGCGGCTGCCGGTGTGGATGGCGGCGTACGGCCCCAAAGCCCTGGCGCTGGCAGGGCAGAAGGCCGATGGCTTCATCCTCCAGCTCGCGGACCCGTTCCTGGCCGAGTGGATGATCAAGGCGGTACGGGACGCGGCGGCGGACGCCGGCCGGGACCCGGACTCCGTCACCATCTGCGTCGCCGCCCCCGCCTACGTCGGGGACGACCTCGACCACGCGCGGGAGCAGTGCCGCTGGTTCGGCGGGATGGTCGGCAACCACGTGGCCGACCTGGTCGCCCGCTACGGCGAGCACTCCGGCCTGGTGCCCGAGGCGCTGACGGCGTACATCGCCGGACGCTCCGGCTACGACTACAGCCACCACGGGCGCACCGGCAATCCGGACACGGCGTTCGTCCCGGACGAGATCGTCGACCGGTTCTGCCTGCTCGGTCCCGTCGAGGCGCACATCGAGAAGCTACGGGCGCTGCGGGAGATGGGCGTCGACCAGTTCGCGCTGTACAACATGCACGACGCGCGGGAGGCGACCATCGACGCCTACGGGGCCGGGGTCATCCCGGCCCTGAGCGACTGATCCGTCCGGGGCCGCCTCGGTTCCCGCCGTCCGGGTCACCCCTTCACCCCGCGGCCGCCGATCACACGGGCGGGCCGCCGCGCCCCAGCAGGGCGGTGACGTCCACCGTCTCGTCCGGAGACGGAGTGGCTGTCGGAACCGGCCGGTCGAAACCGGAGAGGGTCACCGTCCCGCGCTCGTCGGCGTTCCGCACGGTGATCCGCACCGGGTACGGCGTGCCCTCGGCGGCCACGTGGACGGTCACCCGCTCGCCGCCCTCCACCCGCGTGACAGGGACGGTGGGAACGCCGTTCACGTCGGTCTTCCTCCCCTTCGTCAGCGTGCCCCGCTCCGTGGCGCCGGCGTTGTCCGCGATCAGTCCGCGGAAGGTGTCGAGATCGCAGGCATCGGTGACTCCCATCAGCCGGGGGTCGTCGGCCGACGCCTTCATGGAGCGGCCGTCGAGGATCGCGTGG
Proteins encoded in this window:
- a CDS encoding excinuclease ABC subunit UvrA, whose translation is MRATDVRIVARGDSQPRDDAMVCVRDAAEHNLRGVDVDIPRDRLVAFTGVSGSGKSSLAFGTIFSASQQRYLESISPYARRLIDQGSAPRVGEISGLPPAVALRQTYGGASSRSTVGTVSRVSNVLRMLYSRAGTYPAGRGPEELAGTFPRDAAPLDSDAFSPNTAVGACRTCHGLGRLHVVDESTLVADEDRSIRDGAIAAWPNGWARGNYRDILATLGIDVDMPFRKLPRATRDWLLLTDEHPTVEVRPDRGEGYDGSYMGTYTSPRAWVLHAFGTTKSAAMRAKAAAFLSDELCPTCQGRRLNPEALAVTIAGANIAEANALPLSRLAQFLESARTDPRTHALPTARRQAAEALIGGLLSHLGNLIDLGLGYLSVGRTTATLSGGELQRLHLATQMRSGLFGVLYVLDEPSAGLHPADTVTLLTALERLRAAGNSVYVVEHNPQVIEAADWIVDLGPGAGRYGGEVLYNGPARDITTAEDSVTARYLVAHAPKAPGPAVTRTARGWLELRGVTGHNLRGVDARFPSGVLTAVTGVSGSGKSTLVERALADTLRTHLRVAPAADEEGDVSDLGRGAAGPTEPDDDGAWAPDEDLVTVAEASGLDQIDRLVSVDQKPIGRTPRSNLATYTGLFDSVRKLYAAQPEAKKRRFTASRFSFNLAAGRCPACLGDGVVSIEMLFLPTETAPCPVCEGGRYNPDTLTVTVKGRTIADVLSLTVEEAEAFFADLPPAARILTLLKDIGLGYLTLGQSATTLSGGEAQRIKLVSELHRAPKGHTLYLLDEPTSGLHPADVDRLVAQLQRLVDAGNTVVVVEHDLRTIAAADHLIDLGPGAGHEGGRIIATGTPEEVAGTSTPTARHLSPCLTRP
- a CDS encoding TIGR03842 family LLM class F420-dependent oxidoreductase, encoding MDFGLVLQTDPPASAVVGLMRRAERNGFRYGWTFDSAVLWQEPFVIYSRILEHTEKMTVGPMVTNPGTRTWEVTASTFATLNDMYGNRTVCGIGRGDSAMRVAGRPPNTLARLGEAIDVIRDLAEGREALVGGQPVRIPWVKDGRLPVWMAAYGPKALALAGQKADGFILQLADPFLAEWMIKAVRDAAADAGRDPDSVTICVAAPAYVGDDLDHAREQCRWFGGMVGNHVADLVARYGEHSGLVPEALTAYIAGRSGYDYSHHGRTGNPDTAFVPDEIVDRFCLLGPVEAHIEKLRALREMGVDQFALYNMHDAREATIDAYGAGVIPALSD